The proteins below come from a single Candidozyma auris chromosome 3, complete sequence genomic window:
- the MUM2 gene encoding Mum2p: MDRTSANTFDSFSFNPLSSRSFATSSGGYAGGTSSGGYTGSHTEETDPNFYPSTIDDQGFGGKSRQTSINASTFSGSSIQASPAWTSPQSVSDIFDTAHKISKGSFGGNSGQQSTLMSPLIPNPKQFQNIYPVQRSLSITGLHGSESFDNGTAFSSVPRQRADSFGIQHTKNKSLSVENVDSIKKKDSRMKYTSQSFTPNFDAREASESFLPTSVAMNPSSDKHESTNAESSSFEKVQALKAELAFQTELNKSVTERLKQFKLNKGQASTGSYKDASSITMPRKFHQLFKDLTKTLNERTADLEDTKSRLEAIIVALVMNKGSDITENGTFDAQEMAHRLTTKLAVLSAENEALRRMVSYSNKQTLLVEVRMLREENAMLKRSMERSQQQGKNS; encoded by the exons ATGGATCGAACACTGGCAAAT ACATTTGACTCGTTTTCCTTCAACCCCTTGAGCTCTAGGAGCTTTGCCACCTCGAGTGGAGGTTACGCTGGTGGAACCTCAAGTGGGGGTTACACCGGTTCTCACACCGAGGAAACTGACCCAAATTTCtatccttcaacaattgACGATCAGGGATTCGGAGGAAAATCTCGCCAGACTCTGATCAACGCCTCCACCTTTTCGGGATCGCTGATCCAGGCCCTGCCAGCGTGGACCCTGCCCCAGTCGGTGTCTGACATCTTTGACACGGCCCACAAGATCCTGAAGGGCTCTTTTGGAGGTAATTCTGGCCAACAGTCTACACTTATGAGCCCTTTGATCCCGAATCCAAAACAGTTCCAGAACATCTATCCTGTTCAGAGACTGTTGTCTATTACAGGGCTCCACGGATCTGAGCTGTTTGACAATGGAACGGCATTCTCTTCTGTTCCTCGGCAAAGGGCTGACTCGTTCGGTATTCAGCATACAAAAAACAAGTCCTTGAGTGTGGAGAATGTAGattccatcaagaagaaggattcTCGCATGAAGTACACTTCTCAAAGCTTCACTCCAAATTTTGATGCTAGAGAGGCGAGTGAGTCGTTTCTTCCCACATCTGTGGCGATGAACCCTTCTTCAGACAAACATGAGTCAACGAACGCTGAATCCagctcttttgagaaggTACAAGCCTTGAAAGCAGAGCTTGCTTTCCAGACAGAGTTGAATAAGTCGGTGACTGAGAGGTTGAAGCAGTTCAAGCTTAACAAAGGGCAAGCGTCCACAGGAAGCTATAAGGATGCTCTGTCAATTACAATGCCTCGGAAATTCCATCAATTATTTAAGGACCTCACAAAGACCTTGAACGAGAGAACAGCCGATTTGGAGGACACTAAGTCGAGGTTGGAAGCCATCATTGTGGCGTTAGTGATGAACAAAGGCAGCGATATCACCGAAAATGGTACTTTTGACGCACAAGAAATGGCTCACAGACTCACCACAAAGCTCGCCGTTTTGCTGGCAGAGAACGAAGCCTTGAGGAGAATGGTGAGTTATAGCAACAAGCAGACCCTTCTTGTCGAGGTGAGGATGTTGCGTGAAGAAAACGCaatgttgaagagatccATGGAGAGATCACAACAGCAGGGAAAAAATTCCTAA
- the EST1 gene encoding Est1p, protein MLSPSVSADISKYKSQLDDFLSKKYVDQSLLLGFTAVVQSKFSQWIIDDVAVYHKEIHASSETPQGQETAEFDSIQLLEQLWAKFLHPIVKFYQRQHADLYFQSVDSLKDKKKGTFKIVEMRKLNETFTKFVKTASTGYGSILQHMMSTYENALIPKRYLADLGFESGQNLVKSTHSDFKANLTFVLYHCLLGLGNLSRHAANFTVTYVNPCKSVASYYKHLKSQQDANNKALQSYQPALQYYYKCIGLLPALNEPYNHIGVIFNSVNSKFEAALWFLRSQFTRIPNYVVGKVNLATIFKKPWLDAAFATVKSKKAKDLTEYDVNIWLLRMVAQFFFSSFYKRPYNSEAAQKEFIGVLFSNPETSNFVQSPNIILNHLIVLICFFCWADAEDYQSGRKKLGYFFVSYLNSYFRDVAEINCNRDIHLPNLRFILAFLRKQTALLTFDKGDLNHSLAKAVNAIILNDQEKQSHRMAILSDAYVAQDLPTRTHYFAEDVAFKDFGPIGYQFKDFQDSRLFASDNVGPLFGGEFFPKAQNIPLFLDNYAVQQIEKEFELNSENLDSERKKNLKNDLVAQASESLENDMRFCAIAKQVSNNFDDIAFDEMSHLLQVKVQVSATPVVKNGRKSSPASKKQNKNDKKQSDEKRKRDYASVIREGPTKQKAKELPKPPVPPKAATDDQVQVANSSTDYSTSNVAPSSLEEIESIIAGHAQSFRQPSAAGSKSINTEAGLSDMVNSLINDTYQEKSSEHVVIPDSQESSGGLKTQIPDIQASSTQQNQTSSQQIAATHESPQVQGQGFQMPQAMNMTPHMPISQFAYGSMMPQNQFLQGPPQPFGYPQGYGMPMHSAMAPPPFPQGQPDFQQYANIYGQPGYNMYGDTQGPWVRPGQVPWNYYGGPSSQTSQNFGSSQ, encoded by the coding sequence ATGCTCAGCCCTTCCGTCTCCGCAGACATATCCAAATATAAGTCTCAACTTGACgattttctttcaaaaaaatatgTGGATCAGTCCCTTCTTCTAGGCTTCACCGCCGTGGTGCAGTCCAAGTTCTCCCAATGGATCATTGACGATGTGGCTGTCTATCACAAGGAGATACATGCCTCCAGCGAGACCCCCCAGGGCCAAGAGACTGCCGAGTTCGACCTGAtccagcttcttgagcagctCTGGGCAAAATTTCTCCATCCCATTGTCAAGTTTTACCAGCGTCAACACGCTGACTTGTACTTCCAATCCGTTGACTCTCTTAAGGATAAGAAGAAGGGCACGTTCAAGATTGTGgagatgagaaagttgaatgAAACGTTCACTAAATTTGTCAAGACCGCTTCTACTGGCTATGGTAGTATTCTCCAGCACATGATGTCTACTTATGAGAATGCTCTTATTCCCAAACGATATCTTGCGGATCTCGGATTCGAGAGTGGTCAAAATCTTGTGAAGTCCACTCACCTGGACTTCAAAGCTAATTTAACGTTTGTTCTTTACCATTGTTTGTTGGGTTTGGGTAACTTAAGCAGACACGCCGCCAATTTCACGGTGACATACGTCAACCCGTGCAAGTCTGTGGCCAGCTACTACAAGCACTTAAAGCTGCAGCAAGACGCCAACAATAAGGCTCTTCAAAGTTACCAACCTGCTTTGCAATACTACTATAAGTGTATCGGACTATTGCCTGCCCTCAATGAACCATACAACCATATTGGTGTTATCTTTAACAGTGTCAACTCGAAGTTTGAAGCTGCATTATGGTTTTTGAGGTCACAGTTCACGAGAATTCCTAATTACGTGGTCGGTAAAGTGAACTTGGCTACCATATTCAAGAAGCCATGGCTTGATGCAGCATTCGCTACTGTCaagctgaagaaagcaaaggACTTGACAGAATATGATGTCAACATCTGGCTCCTACGCATGGTGgcccaattttttttctcttccttctaCAAGCGTCCATATAATTCCGAGGCAGCGCAGAAGGAGTTCATTGGTGTTCTATTCTCCAATCCTGAGACATCCAATTTCGTGCAGTCTCCAAATATCATCCTAAATCACTTGATTGTACTCATatgtttcttttgctggGCTGACGCTGAGGACTATCAGAGCGGGAGAAAGAAGTTAGGCTATTTCTTTGTCTCGTATCTCAATTCGTATTTCAGAGACGTTGCTGAAATCAACTGCAACAGAGATATACATCTCCCCAACTTGCGTTTTATTTTAGccttcttgagaaagcaaACTGCTCTTTTAACTTTTGACAAAGGTGATTTGAATCATTCCCTAGCTAAAGCTGTCAATGCTATTATTCTTAATGACCAGGAGAAACAGTCCCACAGAATGGCTATTCTCAGTGATGCCTATGTCGCTCAGGACCTTCCTACTCGTACCCACTACTTCGCTGAAGATGTTGCATTTAAGGATTTTGGCCCCATAGGCTACCAATTCAAGGACTTCCAAGACAGCCGCTTGTTCGCAAGCGATAATGTTGGTCCTCTTTTTGGTGGGGAGTTTTTCCCTAAAGCTCAAAACATTCCCCTTTTCTTGGATAATTATGCTGTTCAGCAAATCGAGAAGGAATTTGAGCTCAATAGTGAGAATCTCGATTCTGAGCGGAAGAAAAATCTCAAGAATGATTTGGTTGCACAAGCAAGTGAATCACTTGAAAACGACATGAGGTTCTGCGCCATAGCGAAGCAAGTCAGCAATAACTTTGACGACATAGCCTTTGACGAAATGTCTCACTTGCTTCAGGTGAAGGTGCAAGTCTCCGCCACTCCAGTGGTAAAGAACGGCAGGAAGTCTTCGCctgcttcaaagaagcaaaataaGAACgacaaaaagcaaagcgACGAGAAGCGTAAAAGAGACTATGCTTCCGTTATCCGGGAAGGTCCTACCAAGCAGAAGGCCAAAGAGCTTCCGAAACCCCCTGTGCCACCTAAGGCAGCTACTGATGACCAAGTGCAAGTTGCCAATCTGTCTACAGATTACTCTACGAGTAATGTGGCACCATCATCTcttgaggagattgagcTGATCATTGCGGGACACGCTCAATCGTTCAGACAGCCTAGTGCAGCAGGATCCAAGTCTATCAACACTGAAGCTGGTCTCTCTGATATGGTGAACTCACTTATAAACGATACATACCAGGAGAAATCCAGCGAACATGTGGTCATTCCTGACTCTCAAGAGAGCCTGGGTGGACTCAAGACCCAGATACCCGATATTCAAGCATCGTCGACTCAGCAGAACCAAACTCTGTCGCAGCAAATTGCCGCTACTCATGAAAGTCCACAAGTGCAGGGCCAGGGATTCCAGATGCCACAAGCGATGAACATGACACCGCACATGCCAATCTCGCAGTTTGCCTACGGATCAATGATGCCCCAGAACCAGTTTCTCCAAGGACCTCCACAGCCATTTGGATACCCACAAGGCTACGGCATGCCCATGCACTCAGCAATGGCACCACCGCCATTCCCACAAGGACAACCAGATTTTCAGCAGTACGCTAACATCTATGGTCAGCCTGGTTATAACATGTACGGAGACACTCAGGGTCCATGGGTGCGTCCAGGACAAGTTCCATGGAACTATTACGGCGGCCCAAGCTCTCAAACCAGCCAGAACTTTGGCTCCAGTCAGTAA
- a CDS encoding dioxygenase BNA2 yields MVLDISTFSVSPTTGFLPEELPLRRLPQDYYKPWEDIVENLPALLLSRKIRSIIDKLPQLETSQLKSTPELRRAYSVLGFLAHGYVWGDSVPVSKIPMQVATPLIDVADQLGLPPLATYAGLCLWNFREIMPGSNEYAHGRFNWDNLTTINTFTGSIDESWFYLVSVFFEYSGGQCVKFGLQAMDHARNGNVTHLIRCLQELAQAIDHLGSVLMRMEEMCDPHVFYFRIRPYLAGWKNMQDVGLHPNGVIYGDEKAHRSYAGGSNAQSSLIQFLDSLLSVHHHSTGDRPVPEVGRTTEPQKVQKGSSDNAFLVEMRNYMPREHREFLEMVDKESSIRDFVFQHKGASPELTLSYDACLAMLKSFRDKHIQIVTRYVVLQAKKAPKMGSSSTLRSGLAKKKAAGVEEKGTGGTSLLPFLKQCRDETGDPAAGSWGKRILSDGVMRLGYSKPNGVNEDD; encoded by the coding sequence ATGGTGCTCGATATCCTGACTTTCTCGGTGTCCCCAACCACAGGGTTTCTTCCTGAGGAGCTCCCGCTTCGAAGATTGCCTCAGGATTACTACAAGCCCTGGGAAGACATAGTGGAGAATTTGCcggctcttcttctctcgaGAAAAATCAGGTCGATCATAGACAAGCTCCCACAACTCGAAACAAGCCAGTTGAAGCTGACTCCAGAACTCAGAAGAGCGTACCTGGTGCTTGGTTTTTTGGCCCATGGCTATGTTTGGGGTGATAGCGTGCCAGTGTCCAAGATTCCTATGCAAGTGGCCACTCCACTAATAGATGTGGCCGATCAGTTGGGTCTTCCTCCGCTTGCTACGTACGCTGGCTTGTGCCTTTGGAACTTCAGAGAGATAATGCCGGGGTCCAACGAATACGCCCATGGCAGGTTCAACTGGGACAATCTCACCACCATTAACACTTTCACAGGGTCGATAGACGAGTCGTGGTTTTACTTGGTTAGTGTATTCTTTGAGTATAGCGGGGGCCAGTGTGTGAAGTTTGGCTTGCAAGCGATGGACCATGCGAGAAATGGCAATGTGACTCACTTGATCAGATGTCTTCAGGAACTAGCACAAGCAATAGACCACTTGGGGTCGGTGCTCATGCGGATGGAGGAAATGTGTGATCCTCATGTGTTCTACTTCAGAATCAGGCCGTACTTGGCTGGCTGGAAGAACATGCAAGACGTGGGGCTCCATCCTAATGGTGTTATTTACGGCGACGAGAAAGCCCACAGATCTTACGCTGGAGGTTCCAACGCTCAGTCTTCGTTGATTCAGTTTTTAGACTCCTTGTTGAGTGTTCACCACCATTCCACAGGAGATAGACCCGTGCCTGAAGTTGGTCGTACGACTGAACCACAGAAAGTTCAGAAAGGTTCATCGGACAATGCTTTCCTTGTGGAAATGCGTAACTATATGCCCAGGGAACACAGAGAGTTCTTGGAAATGGTAGATAAAGAGAGCCTGATCCGTGATTTTGTATTTCAACACAAGGGGGCCTCCCCAGAGCTCACGCTAAGCTACGATGCTTGCTTGGCGATGCTCAAGCTGTTCAGAGATAAGCACATTCAGATTGTTACAAGATATGTCGTATTGCAAGCCAAGAAAGCACCAAAGATGGGATCGTCGTCAACTCTTCGTTCAGGATtagcaaagaagaaggctgctgGCGTAGAAGAGAAGGGCACTGGCGGTACTTCTTTGCTCCCATTCCTCAAACAATGCAGAGACGAAACAGGAGACCCTGCTGCTGGTAGCTGGGGTAAGCGTATCCTCAGCGATGGTGTGATGCGTCTAGGGTACTCGAAGCCGAACGGTGTGAACGAAGATGATTAG
- the DES1 gene encoding Des1p: MVESITHRVTKESYQVEAPPADAPLEVLNEYYWTKDAEPHVARRKAIIAKYPEVRKLTGHEPKSKWYVLAVVALQIGVAIYLRNTYPISWKFFILAYVIGATANQALFLAIHELSHNLMFKKPLHNKLFAIVANVPIGIPYSASFQPYHQLHHKFMGDEYLDTDLPTPLESIVLSNVLGKVFFATFQIFFYALRPMFITQINITSIHLMNIVFQVVADILLVKFASVNSLLYFIMSSFLAGSLHPCAGHFIAEHYVLNDNNVPRAGHEKSGNLSKDLVPPETYSYYGSLNLVTWNVGYHNEHHDFPYVAWTKLPELRRIAAEFYEPLPQINSWCGVLWSFCFNDVNTLWNRVKRTGKVRSGRNVSGLDRNQN, from the coding sequence ATGGTCGAGTCGATCACCCACCGTGTCACAAAAGAGAGCTATCAGGTCGAGGCACCACCCGCAGATGCCCCGCTTGAAGTGCTCAACGAATACTATTGGACAAAGGATGCCGAGCCCCATGTGGCACGGAGAAAAGCTATTATCGCCAAATATCCCGAGGTGAGGAAACTCACGGGCCACGAGCCAAAACTGAAGTGGTATGTTTTGGCCGTGGTTGCTTTACAAATTGGCGTGGCGATTTACTTGAGGAACACGTATCCCATTTCGTGGAAGTTTTTCATTCTAGCTTATGTAATCGGAGCCACTGCCAATCAGGCACTTTTCCTCGCTATACACGAGTTGTCACACAATTTGATGTTCAAAAAGCCACTTCATAATAAGCTTTTCGCAATTGTTGCCAATGTGCCAATTGGTATCCCTTACAGTGCTTCTTTCCAGCCTTACCATCAGTTGCATCACAAGTTTATGGGCGATGAGTACTTGGACACGGACTTGCCAACACCTTTGGAGTCTATAGTGTTGTCGAATGTGTTGGGAAAAGTTTTCTTCGCCACATTTCAAATATTTTTTTATGCCCTTAGACCCATGTTCATCACGCAAATCAACATCACCAGCATTCATTTAATGAACATTGTCTTTCAGGTGGTGGCAGACATTTTGCTTGTGAAATTTGCCAGCGTTAATAGCTTGCTTTATTTCATCAtgtcctccttcttggcagGTTCTTTGCACCCTTGCGCTGGACACTTCATTGCCGAACATTATGTACTTAACGACAATAACGTGCCCCGGGCTGGGCACGAAAAGCTGGGCAACCTCTCCAAAGACCTTGTGCCACCCGAAACGTACTCTTACTATGGCTCGCTAAATTTGGTCACTTGGAACGTGGGCTACCACAATGAGCACCATGACTTTCCCTATGTGGCATGGACTAAGCTCCCTGAGCTCCGCAGAATTGCCGCTGAGTTCTACGAGCCATTGCCTCAGATCAACTCATGGTGTGGGGTGTTGTGgagcttctgcttcaacgACGTGAACACTTTATGGAATAGGGTCAAGAGAACCGGAAAAGTACGTCTGGGTCGAAACGTAAGCGGATTGGATAGGAATCAAAATTAG
- the HTS1 gene encoding histidine--tRNA ligase → MFTRFLRKSPNFRTFARAMSTEASQAAAVAEVSVPSVSNSQNAPKQSKKSKKQDAQFLLKTPKGTKDWAEKDMVLREEIFGTLSKIFKKHGGVTIDTPVFELREILTGKYGEDSKLIYNLEDQGGELTSLRYDLTVPFARFVACNSISAIKRYHIAKVYRRDQPAMTKGRMREFYQCDFDVAGNYDIMVPDSEMLAILCEGLTSLGINDFKVKMNHRKILDGIFQACGVKDEDVRKISSAVDKLDKSPWEAVKKEMTIEKGQPEEVADKIGEFVKESGSIRETLAFLQKSELLKSNESAQKGIEEMTILADYAEAFGISHFLSFDLSLARGLDYYTGLIYEAVTAASAPPKNAEELKAKAKKNENAEEDASEYVGVGSIAAGGRYDNLVGMFSNGKSIPCVGISFGVERIFSIIKARASKEWESLSASQTDVYVMAFGGGPDWTGFLPQRMAVANELWQSGISAEYLYKAKANPRKQFDAAQKTGAKLAVILGKEEYPEGKLRVKVLGQGDDSNEGELVDAKDIVCIVQEKLASYNGGEADVLTRLMKNM, encoded by the coding sequence ATGTTCACTCGGTTCCTACGAAAGTCCCCAAACTTCAGAACTTTTGCCCGAGCCATGTCCACAGAAGCCAGCCAAGCTGCCGCTGTTGCCGAGGTGAGTGTGCCTTCTGTTTCAAACTCTCAAAATGCCCCCAAGCAGagcaaaaaatcaaaaaaacaagATGCCCAGTTCCTCTTGAAGACACCCAAAGGAACGAAAGATTGGGCCGAAAAAGATATGGTTTTGAGAGAGGAAATCTTCGGCACCTTGAgcaaaatcttcaagaaacacGGTGGTGTCACCATTGACACACCAGTATTTGAACTCAGAGAGATCCTCACGGGTAAGTACGGTGAAGATTCGAAGTTGATCTACAACTTGGAAGATCAGGGGGGAGAGTTGACGTCTTTAAGATACGACTTGACTGTTCCGTTTGCAAGATTTGTCGCTTGCAACAGCATCAGTGCTATCAAGCGGTACCACATTGCCAAAGTGTACAGAAGGGACCAGCCGGCCATGACGAAGGGCAGAATGAGAGAGTTTTACCAGTGTGACTTTGACGTTGCAGGTAACTACGACATAATGGTACCAGACTCGGAAATGTTGGCGATTTTGTGTGAGGGGTTGACGTCGTTGGGCATTAATGACttcaaagtgaagatgaacCACAGGAAGATCTTGGATGGTATTTTTCAGGCGTGTGGTGTGAAAGATGAGGATGTGAGAAAGATCTCGTCTGCTGTAGACAAATTAGACAAGCTGCCCTGGGAAGctgtcaagaaggaaatgACGATTGAAAAGGGCCAACCGGAAGAAGTTGCAGACAAAATTGGTGAATTTGTCAAAGAGAGTGGCTCTATCCGTGAAACATTGGCATTCTTGCAGAAGtcagagcttttgaagtctAACGAAAGCGCACAAAAGGGTATTGAGGAAATGACGATCTTGGCTGACTACGCTGAGGCCTTTGGCATCTCCCACTTCTTGTCGTTTGACTTGTCGCTTGCTCGAGGCTTGGACTACTACACTGGTTTGATATACGAGGCTGTCACTGCTGCGTCTGCTCCCCCAAAGAACGCAgaagagttgaaggctAAGGCTaagaagaacgagaacGCCGAGGAAGACGCTTCTGAATATGTCGGTGTGGGATCTATCGCTGCTGGTGGTCGTTACGACAACTTGGTGGGCATGTTCTCGAACGGCAAGTCCATTCCATGTGTCGGTATCTCGTTCGGTGTAGAGAGAATATTTTCAATCATCAAGGCTAGAGCCTCGAAAGAATGGGAGTCTCTTTCCGCTTCCCAAACTGACGTTTATGTTATGGCATTTGGCGGTGGACCTGACTGGACAGGTTTCTTACCGCAAAGAATGGCTGTTGCTAACGAGTTGTGGCAGTCTGGCATCAGCGCTGAATACTTGTACAAGGCCAAGGCAAACCCTAGAAAGCAGTTCGATGCTGCTCAAAAGACTGGTGCTAAATTAGCCGTCATTTTGGGCAAAGAAGAGTACCCAGAGGGCAAGTTGAGAGTGAAGGTGTTGGGCCAGGGTGATGATAGCAACGAAggtgaacttgttgatgccAAGGATATTGTCTGCATTGTTCAGGAGAAATTGGCGTCGTACAATGGCGGTGAGGCAGATGTGTTGACCCgcttgatgaagaacatGTAA
- the RVS167 gene encoding amphiphysin, with protein MSFKGIKKSVLRAPQNFRQKLNMGEITQDPVYADAERRFKELELETKKLSEESKRYFAAVNGMLDYQIDFSKAIEEIYKPISGRLSDPSATVPEDNPQGVEATEQYREVVRELKETLQPDLELIQKRIVDPAQELLKVIQSIRKMATKRDHKQVDLDRHKRTYKKYEDKKERTAKDEEKMYNAEAEVAVAQEEYDYYNNMLKDELPTLFSMQSDFIKPLFVSFYYMQLNIFYTLYSRMEELKIPYFDLNSDIVEAYTAKKGNIEEQTDAIGITHFKVGHAKSKLEATKRRHQMMAGGGPGSSSSGATSPSTTSAPGEGLPQYTPGQMGNNYGYGNEKAQFQQPQYGQPGAQYGQPAAQQPQYGVPQPAAAVPGAPAPPPYGGAPAALPTCTALYDYTAQAQGDLTFTAGAVIEIIEQGDANGWWTGRYNGQTGAFPGNYVQLN; from the coding sequence ATGTCATTCAAGGGGATAAAGAAGTCAGTGTTGCGTGCCCCGCAGAATTTCCGGCAAAAGCTCAACATGGGTGAAATCACCCAGGATCCCGTCTACGCCGATGCCGAGAGAAGAttcaaggagttggagtTGGAAACGAAAAAACTCAGTGAGGAGTCGAAAAGGTACTTTGCTGCCGTCAATGGCATGCTTGACTACCAGATTGACTTTTCCAAAGCCATTGAGGAGATTTACAAGCCCATAAGCGGGAGGTTATCAGATCCCAGCGCCACTGTTCCCGAAGACAACCCACAAGGTGTGGAGGCCACGGAGCAGTATAGAGAAGTGGTAAgggagttgaaggaaacaTTGCAGCCTGACCTTGAGCTTATTCAAAAACGTATTGTGGATCCAGCCcaggagcttttgaaggtgatcCAGCTGATCAGGAAGATGGCCACCAAGAGAGACCACAAACAGGTGGATTTGGATAGACACAAGCGCACGTACAAGAAGTAcgaggacaagaaggagagaacAGCCAAGGACGAGGAGAAAATGTACAATGCTGAGGCAGAGGTGGCGGTGGCCCAAGAAGAGTACGACTACTACAACAACATGTTGAAAGACGAGTTGCCCACGTTGTTCTCCATGCAGCTGGATTTCATCAAGCCTTTGTTTGTGTCGTTCTACTACATGCAATTGAACATTTTCTACACGTTGTACAGCCGGatggaggagttgaagatccCCTACTTTGACTTGAACTCGGACATTGTCGAAGCATACACCGCGAAAAAGGGTAACATCGAAGAGCAGACAGACGCCATTGGCATCACGCACTTCAAAGTGGGCCACGCCAAGAGCAAGTTGGAGGCGACCAAGAGAAGACATCAGATGATGGCTGGAGGTGGTCCCGGGTCGTCGTCGAGCGGTGCCACATCTCCATCGACCACTAGCGCACCTGGAGAGGGACTCCCCCAGTACACTCCGGGCCAGATGGGCAACAACTACGGCTACGGCAACGAGAAGGCCCAGTTCCAGCAACCGCAGTACGGACAGCCCGGAGCTCAGTACGGACAGCCAGCGGCACAACAACCGCAGTATGGGGTGCCCcagccagcagcagcggtTCCAGGAGCACCAGCGCCGCCACCGTACGGTGGAGCACCAGCAGCGCTCCCTACGTGCACGGCGTTGTACGATTACACAGCACAGGCACAGGGAGACTTGACCTTCACCGCTGGAGCGGTGATTGAGATCATCGAGCAAGGCGATGCCAACGGGTGGTGGACGGGCCGCTACAATGGACAAACTGGAGCGTTCCCTGGGAACTACGTCCAGTTGAACTGA